TAACAAAAAACGTATCAACCAAGTTAAATGTCATCAGCAAAATCATGCCGTAAATCATTGGAATGGTCATTTGTTTTAAGGTTGGCCCAACAGGATCTGCCAAAAGATTTATTTGTCGACTATTTTTTTCCGCTACCATGACTTATTACTTTGTTACCACCACAAAATGTGAGCGTGTATTGTAAAAGATACTAAGAAGAGTCGCTATGTAAATATTAACTTTCATTGTTTTAGTTATATTTAATCAAACTGGATGAACATTTAAAAAATTTAAAAATAAACAGGACTGTGTATAACCCAACTTAACACACACATTTTGACTTAAAACACTGGTTGAACAAAAATAGCACAACAAGGCTAACGAACAACAAGAAAAACATATAACATATTGTTTAATAATGATTATTAAAAAAATAACAATTATTTACCACCGACAAAAAACTAAGTATACGTCAATGAAAACGTTTTATTACACTTTCATCCACGTAGTTATCCACAGTTTTGGTGGATAACTTCAATTTAATAAACACTTACAATTGATTGCAGAAAGCTTCACCGATCGTTGATGTCAAATCAGCCAGACTGAGCGGAAAACGAGCAAACGATCCATGAAATCAAATTTTTCTTCATTTTGGGTTGACACACCGACTAGCTGCCATTAATATTCCGCCCCGTTGACGAGATACAATCTCTTAAACATGATTCCCCTGTAGCTCAGCTGGTTAGAGCGGTGGACTGTTAATCCATGTGTCGTCTGTTCAAATCAGACCAGGGGAGCCACTTATTTATATGTAATGGCACTTATTTATAAATGCGGTTACTGGCGAAAGCCAAAAGAATTATTCCCCTGTAGCTCAGCTGGTTAGAGCGGTGGACTGTTAATCCATGTGTCGTCTGTTCAAATCAGACCAGGGGAGCCACACAAAGAAAAGCTGCAATTTATTGCGGCTTTTTTTATGTCTATTTTTAGAGTTTAAGGTTATCAACTACCGCTAGAGCGGTGGACTGTGCTCTTGTTAAGCTCGCATGTGCCCTCTGTTTCAATCAGACCAGGGGAGCCACACAAAGAAAAGCTGCAATTTATTGCGGCTTTTTTTATGTCTATTTTTAGAGTTTAAGATTATCAACTACCGCTAGAGCGGTGGACTGTGCTCTTGTTAAGCTCGCATGTGCCCTCTGTTTCAATCAGACCAGGGGAGCCACACAAAGAAAAGCTGCAATTTATTGCGGCTTTTTTTATGCCTATTTTTAGTGTAAAGGTTATCAACTACCGCTAGAGCGGTGGACTGTGCTACTTTAAAAACATGTTACCAACCTAACTGATACAAAGGTAACGTTTCTAATCGTGCATCTATCTCTTTTAACATCTGCTGATAATCTTGATTATTGATATCACGATACGTTTGTTCAAATTCAGCGTGGGATATCCCTTCGTCTAAACCTTCTATACTAGGGAGTAGCGTTTCATCGGTTATATTTAATAATAAAGATTGCGCGCGCTTAGCTTTATTTTCACTTGCAACTACTATCTGGGCAAAACGAGTACCAGCCCTATCCGCCATTAAATCGGCAAAACTAAAGCCTGAACCACCTCGATTACTGTCTAAAAATTCTTTGTATTCACCAATAGCATCACTAGCTCCCAAAGTACTGAACATTTGAATAGCCATAGAATAGACGAAATGTTTTTGTAAATCATTTCGTCCCCGCAATGTTGCGTTACTTCTCAATTTATTACGAACAACAAGCTGATCAAAATCATCATCGATGATATTTCCCACGAGTAATTCAAAACGATCAGCACCAAAATAAATAATAAGTGCCATCGCTGCAGACTGGTTTTGTACAGTGGTATTGGTATTAGCTATTGAGTTAGATCGCTGACTGGCAAGCGAAAATACTTCTCTAACATACCCAGCCAATGAAGCATTTGATTGTTGTTTTGCTGCATATTGAGCAATCGATTGATAATAAATAGCAATTTCCTTGGCGTTACCAAATAGCGATAAGTCATCTCTTAAGCGCATTAACAATGATTTATCATTATTTCGTGCCAGTAAACGCGTATCAAAGTACATATCAAACTCAACAAATGATTCACTGATAGACACACGTTTAATAATCGCCAACATATCATCAACTAGATTCGGCTGAATGAAAAAATCAGACATCAAACGCACCAAGGTAATAAAATGATGCCCGGCTAATGAAAGATGACCTATATTAACTTGTTCAATCATTAGCCCACGTTCAGAAGGCAACACCTTTATAGATACATTAAGGTATTTAATTAATTCAGGTAATGGCAAGGTCACTGACAATGAAGCATTTAATGCTTTGGGGGTTAGCGTTACATTGGCTGCAGATTGTGGCACAGCACGATGTAACAGTGCTGCTAAACCGTCTAGTTCATCTTTAGTTATTCGAACTTGTTGTTGTCCCTGCTGTTTAGCGCTAGTAATTAATTTTTTAACTAATTGTTGACTTTGCTTAGCTTTTTGCGCGGAAATTTGATGAAGCTGAACAGTTTTAGGCTGGGTTTGCAAAGACAACAATACAAGTGCACAAAAGGCAAAAATAAAAATAAACGTAAAAATAACAAAACAACGAAAGAGAGTTTTCAAAATACGATAACAGCTTGTTAAAAGTTAAGTGCTAGTGTACTAAAAACACAGCAACATTAAAGGTTAAACATCCAGTAAATCCCAATAAATAACGCGATCAAATTTAAAGGCAAGTTGCCGGTTTAATGATTTAAACGTTGAAACTTTACCTGCGTTTGGTGCGAAACATTGCCAAATAAATTGATGACAATTATTTTCAATCAAATGATAATTTCGATACTGATAGATTTGCTCAATTGCTCTTAGCGCGGCTTGTTCACTTGCTATAGGTTTAGCAGTAGAGTCGCATGCTATAAATACATTTTTTCCCGAACGCTCTTTAGTAAATCGAGCCAATGAAACAGGCTTTATCAGCCCTTCTCCGCCAAGTTCAATAATGGTATCGTCGTCTACCCAAATACCGGTATGATCAAGTACCCCACCAATTCCACAACATATTAGCGCACCAACAACGGGTTTCACTCGCTGCTCTGTTGCCATCAACTCAGATGGATATATAGCCACAGGCGATTCATGCCGATTTAAATCCCTAATACGTTGTGGCAATAAATATTTTAGCCGGCGCTGTTGTTGCTTTTTTCGATCAGTTGACAGCTCATTTAATGTTAACGCAGAAATTGCTGCCGCACCTAACCAAACTAAGGGTAATGGCATACTCCCTCCAAAATACGCAGTGTTTAATAACAAGATGACGACCTTTTAATGAAAAGGCTATAAAAAAAATGCAAGTAACTGTTTCATTGCTGGAAATAGTTGGCACAATAGAGTGTAAATTCACACTAAATCATTTAATAAAAGTAGTAAATAATGCAGAGCGTCAAAAAATCTTCCAAACTTAATAATGTCTGTTATGAAATTAGAGGGCAAATAGCGGCTGAAGCTCGTCGTTTGGAAGATGAAGGCCATAAAATTTTAAAACTCAATATTGGTAACCCTGCACCGTTTGGTTTTGAAGCGCCTGATGATATTTTAAAAGACGTTATACATAACTTACCTACCGCACAAGGCTACTGCGACTCAAAAGGCATATACTCTGCGCGTGTGGCTGTCATGCAGTATTTTCAACAAAATGGCATATTAGGCCTTAATGTCGATGATATCTTTATTGGCAACGGCGTTAGCGAATTGATTGTCATGTCAATGCAAGGTTTACTGAATGATGGTGATGAAGTCTTAATTCCTGCACCTGACTATCCATTATGGACAGCGGCAGTATCATTATCAGGCGGCACACCTGTACATTACCAATGTGACGAAGAAAACAACTGGTTTCCAAACTTGGATGACATTGAAAATAAGATAACTGAAAACACGAAAGCTTTGGTGTTAATTAACCCAAATAATCCTACAGGTTCAGTGTATTCAGAAGAAGTTTTACAAGGCCTTTTAGCGCTCGCAAGGAAACATCAATTAATTGTTTTTAGTGATGAAATCTACGATAAAATTTTATATAACGGTGCTAAGCATATTCCAACAGCCAGTTTAGCCAATGACGTATTAATTATTACTATGGGTGGCTTATCAAAAAACTATCGTATCGCAGGGTTTAGAGCTGGATGGATGGTGATAACTGGTCCTAAATTACATGCAGAAGACTTTTTAGAAGGGTTGAATATACTTGCCTCTATGCGACTATGTGCAAATGTTCCTTGTCAGCACGCTATTCAAACGGCATTGGGTGGTTATCAAAGCATCA
The Thalassotalea hakodatensis genome window above contains:
- a CDS encoding pyridoxal phosphate-dependent aminotransferase; the encoded protein is MQSVKKSSKLNNVCYEIRGQIAAEARRLEDEGHKILKLNIGNPAPFGFEAPDDILKDVIHNLPTAQGYCDSKGIYSARVAVMQYFQQNGILGLNVDDIFIGNGVSELIVMSMQGLLNDGDEVLIPAPDYPLWTAAVSLSGGTPVHYQCDEENNWFPNLDDIENKITENTKALVLINPNNPTGSVYSEEVLQGLLALARKHQLIVFSDEIYDKILYNGAKHIPTASLANDVLIITMGGLSKNYRIAGFRAGWMVITGPKLHAEDFLEGLNILASMRLCANVPCQHAIQTALGGYQSINELISDNGRLIKQRNIAHKMINDIDGLSCNSAMGALYLFVKVDAEKFNITNDEKMVLDLLKQEKILVVHGSAFNIPQKNYFRLVFLPHKDELIPALERIKDFFSTYKQA